In a single window of the Elaeis guineensis isolate ETL-2024a chromosome 4, EG11, whole genome shotgun sequence genome:
- the LOC105033802 gene encoding uncharacterized protein isoform X3 — MLHTSNFLYQLHCRFGSSTLHPHYSCMSYNTATGSWSSKQLQSRLGNLRSRRSEFRVTCWQVLDSTKTCRVQEVSKMNKWENVDILLLDNLTKFREEVANCSKFSEKLSSGATIFVNDAFSLSHKILASTVGVTRFCHASVAGFNFEEELLQLKKISKTTRQPYLAIIGGSNFLEKANALHLLACKCDGLYFFGKLAFQIMNALGLSVPGCFVEQDAVGEALKLIQHAHCRKISIYFPNDFWCFNNSKQDLREIFPSGGILTGWTPIDLGPVSLKELSSLLSICKKILLIGSIKFDSVKEDTVGASELALMLQKISMTDCDVTVVGNAACNAVAGTSCSITQYRMFKNASVVWEFLKGRILPGVAALDIAYPHDLDWNIAFPDPSKPLIVDIGSGNGLFLLKMARRWQNYNFLGLEINKKLVRRCLNNVLQSNIKNGYFISTNATSTFRSIVSSYPGYLILVTIQRSSFVQSCMDHCLCWI, encoded by the exons ATGCTTCACACTTCAAACTTCCTTTATCAACTCCATTGCCGTTTTGGGTCATCAACATTGCATCCACATTACTCATGTATGTCTTACAACACCGCTACTGGATCTTGGAGCTCTAAACAGCTTCAATCTCGTTTAG GTAATTTAAGATCTCGTCGTTCAGAATTCAGAGTTACGTGCTGGCAAGTGCTAGACTCCACAAAGACATGCCGTGTTCAAGAAGTG TCCAAGATGAATAAGTGGGAGAATGTAGATATTCTTCTTCTTGACAACCTGACGAAGTTCAGAGAAGAAGTTGCCAATTGTTCCAAGTTTTCTGAGAAATTATCTTCAGGCGCCACCATATTTGTTAATGATGCTTTCTCCTTATCACATAAGATTCTTGCATCGACTGTTGGTGTCACTCGCTTTTGCCATGCATCTGTTGCTGGCTTCAATTTTGAGGAGGAACTACTCCAATTAAAAAAGATCAGCAAAACCACTAGACAACCATACCTTGCAATT ATCGGAGGGAGTAATTTCTTGGAAAAAGCAAATGCTTTGCATCTTCTTGCCTGTAAATGTGATGGACTGTATTTTTTTGGGAAACTTGCATTTCAAATAATGAATGCTTTGGGCCTCTCTGTCCCTGGATGTTTTGTGGAACAGGATGCTGTTGGAGAAGCATTGAAACTAATCCAGCATGCACATTGTAGGAAAATCTCAATTTATTTTCCAAATGATTTTTGGTGTTTTAATAATAGCAAACAGGACCTGCGGGAGATATTTCCTTCTGGTGGTATCTTGACTG GTTGGACACCTATAGATCTAGGGCCAGTATCATTGAAGGAACTCTCTTCTTTGCTTTCAATATGCAAG AAGATTTTATTGATTGGCtccatcaaatttgattcagTAAAAGAAGACACAGTGGGAGCATCTGAATTGGCTCTGATGCTTCAAAAAATAAGTATGACCGACTGTGATGTGACGGTTGTTGGGAATGCAGCCTGCAATGCAGTTGCAGGAACATCATGTTCTATAACTCAATATAGAATGTTTAAAAATGCATCAGTTGTTTGGGAATTTCTCAAAGGAAGAATACTACCAGGTGTCGCAGCATTAGATATA GCTTATCCCCATGACCTTGATTGGAATATTGCTTTTCCAGATCCATCTAAACCTTTGATAGTTGATATTGGAAGTG GAAATGGTTTATTTCTTTTAAAGATGGCTAGAAgatggcaaaattataattttcttgGGCTTGAGATTAACAAAaag CTTGTTAGGCGTTGTCTAAATAATGTGCTTCAGTCTAACATAAAGAATGG
- the LOC105033802 gene encoding uncharacterized protein isoform X5, protein MLHTSNFLYQLHCRFGSSTLHPHYSCMSYNTATGSWSSKQLQSRLGNLRSRRSEFRVTCWQVLDSTKTCRVQEVSKMNKWENVDILLLDNLTKFREEVANCSKFSEKLSSGATIFVNDAFSLSHKILASTVGVTRFCHASVAGFNFEEELLQLKKISKTTRQPYLAIIGGSNFLEKANALHLLACKCDGLYFFGKLAFQIMNALGLSVPGCFVEQDAVGEALKLIQHAHCRKISIYFPNDFWCFNNSKQDLREIFPSGGILTGWTPIDLGPVSLKELSSLLSICKKILLIGSIKFDSVKEDTVGASELALMLQKISMTDCDVTVVGNAACNAVAGTSCSITQYRMFKNASVVWEFLKGRILPGVAALDIAYPHDLDWNIAFPDPSKPLIVDIGSGNGLFLLKMARRWQNYNFLGLEINKKLVRRCLNNVLQSNIKNGAPILISTEKNIDGGWCKECLSKQSLICS, encoded by the exons ATGCTTCACACTTCAAACTTCCTTTATCAACTCCATTGCCGTTTTGGGTCATCAACATTGCATCCACATTACTCATGTATGTCTTACAACACCGCTACTGGATCTTGGAGCTCTAAACAGCTTCAATCTCGTTTAG GTAATTTAAGATCTCGTCGTTCAGAATTCAGAGTTACGTGCTGGCAAGTGCTAGACTCCACAAAGACATGCCGTGTTCAAGAAGTG TCCAAGATGAATAAGTGGGAGAATGTAGATATTCTTCTTCTTGACAACCTGACGAAGTTCAGAGAAGAAGTTGCCAATTGTTCCAAGTTTTCTGAGAAATTATCTTCAGGCGCCACCATATTTGTTAATGATGCTTTCTCCTTATCACATAAGATTCTTGCATCGACTGTTGGTGTCACTCGCTTTTGCCATGCATCTGTTGCTGGCTTCAATTTTGAGGAGGAACTACTCCAATTAAAAAAGATCAGCAAAACCACTAGACAACCATACCTTGCAATT ATCGGAGGGAGTAATTTCTTGGAAAAAGCAAATGCTTTGCATCTTCTTGCCTGTAAATGTGATGGACTGTATTTTTTTGGGAAACTTGCATTTCAAATAATGAATGCTTTGGGCCTCTCTGTCCCTGGATGTTTTGTGGAACAGGATGCTGTTGGAGAAGCATTGAAACTAATCCAGCATGCACATTGTAGGAAAATCTCAATTTATTTTCCAAATGATTTTTGGTGTTTTAATAATAGCAAACAGGACCTGCGGGAGATATTTCCTTCTGGTGGTATCTTGACTG GTTGGACACCTATAGATCTAGGGCCAGTATCATTGAAGGAACTCTCTTCTTTGCTTTCAATATGCAAG AAGATTTTATTGATTGGCtccatcaaatttgattcagTAAAAGAAGACACAGTGGGAGCATCTGAATTGGCTCTGATGCTTCAAAAAATAAGTATGACCGACTGTGATGTGACGGTTGTTGGGAATGCAGCCTGCAATGCAGTTGCAGGAACATCATGTTCTATAACTCAATATAGAATGTTTAAAAATGCATCAGTTGTTTGGGAATTTCTCAAAGGAAGAATACTACCAGGTGTCGCAGCATTAGATATA GCTTATCCCCATGACCTTGATTGGAATATTGCTTTTCCAGATCCATCTAAACCTTTGATAGTTGATATTGGAAGTG GAAATGGTTTATTTCTTTTAAAGATGGCTAGAAgatggcaaaattataattttcttgGGCTTGAGATTAACAAAaag CTTGTTAGGCGTTGTCTAAATAATGTGCTTCAGTCTAACATAAAGAATGG
- the LOC105033802 gene encoding uncharacterized protein isoform X4: MLHTSNFLYQLHCRFGSSTLHPHYSCMSYNTATGSWSSKQLQSRLGNLRSRRSEFRVTCWQVLDSTKTCRVQEVSKMNKWENVDILLLDNLTKFREEVANCSKFSEKLSSGATIFVNDAFSLSHKILASTVGVTRFCHASVAGFNFEEELLQLKKISKTTRQPYLAIIGGSNFLEKANALHLLACKCDGLYFFGKLAFQIMNALGLSVPGCFVEQDAVGEALKLIQHAHCRKISIYFPNDFWCFNNSKQDLREIFPSGGILTGWTPIDLGPVSLKELSSLLSICKKILLIGSIKFDSVKEDTVGASELALMLQKISMTDCDVTVVGNAACNAVAGTSCSITQYRMFKNASVVWEFLKGRILPGVAALDIAYPHDLDWNIAFPDPSKPLIVDIGSGNGLFLLKMARRWQNYNFLGLEINKKLVRRCLNNVLQSNIKNGYFISTNATSTFRSIVSSYPGYLILVTIQRQQK; encoded by the exons ATGCTTCACACTTCAAACTTCCTTTATCAACTCCATTGCCGTTTTGGGTCATCAACATTGCATCCACATTACTCATGTATGTCTTACAACACCGCTACTGGATCTTGGAGCTCTAAACAGCTTCAATCTCGTTTAG GTAATTTAAGATCTCGTCGTTCAGAATTCAGAGTTACGTGCTGGCAAGTGCTAGACTCCACAAAGACATGCCGTGTTCAAGAAGTG TCCAAGATGAATAAGTGGGAGAATGTAGATATTCTTCTTCTTGACAACCTGACGAAGTTCAGAGAAGAAGTTGCCAATTGTTCCAAGTTTTCTGAGAAATTATCTTCAGGCGCCACCATATTTGTTAATGATGCTTTCTCCTTATCACATAAGATTCTTGCATCGACTGTTGGTGTCACTCGCTTTTGCCATGCATCTGTTGCTGGCTTCAATTTTGAGGAGGAACTACTCCAATTAAAAAAGATCAGCAAAACCACTAGACAACCATACCTTGCAATT ATCGGAGGGAGTAATTTCTTGGAAAAAGCAAATGCTTTGCATCTTCTTGCCTGTAAATGTGATGGACTGTATTTTTTTGGGAAACTTGCATTTCAAATAATGAATGCTTTGGGCCTCTCTGTCCCTGGATGTTTTGTGGAACAGGATGCTGTTGGAGAAGCATTGAAACTAATCCAGCATGCACATTGTAGGAAAATCTCAATTTATTTTCCAAATGATTTTTGGTGTTTTAATAATAGCAAACAGGACCTGCGGGAGATATTTCCTTCTGGTGGTATCTTGACTG GTTGGACACCTATAGATCTAGGGCCAGTATCATTGAAGGAACTCTCTTCTTTGCTTTCAATATGCAAG AAGATTTTATTGATTGGCtccatcaaatttgattcagTAAAAGAAGACACAGTGGGAGCATCTGAATTGGCTCTGATGCTTCAAAAAATAAGTATGACCGACTGTGATGTGACGGTTGTTGGGAATGCAGCCTGCAATGCAGTTGCAGGAACATCATGTTCTATAACTCAATATAGAATGTTTAAAAATGCATCAGTTGTTTGGGAATTTCTCAAAGGAAGAATACTACCAGGTGTCGCAGCATTAGATATA GCTTATCCCCATGACCTTGATTGGAATATTGCTTTTCCAGATCCATCTAAACCTTTGATAGTTGATATTGGAAGTG GAAATGGTTTATTTCTTTTAAAGATGGCTAGAAgatggcaaaattataattttcttgGGCTTGAGATTAACAAAaag CTTGTTAGGCGTTGTCTAAATAATGTGCTTCAGTCTAACATAAAGAATGG